One stretch of Nitrosococcus watsonii C-113 DNA includes these proteins:
- a CDS encoding CTP synthase, which yields MTKFIFVTGGVVSSLGKGITSASLGALLEARGLAVTLVKLDPYINVDPGTMSPYQHGEVFVTGDGAETDLDLGHYERFVRMTMSRRNNYTTGRIYENVIAQERRGAYLGNTVQVIPHITDEIKRCICAGADNAQVVLVEIGGTVGDIESLPFLEAIRQMGVELGREQTLFMHLTLIPFIRSAGELKTKPTQHSVKELRSIGIQPDVLVCRLEHPLPESERRKIALFTSVPERAVISAVDVDSIYKIPLELYAQRLDEIVVEQLGLDTGPANLAEWRQVIDSLEHPHTEVTVTLVGKYVDHREAYKSLSEALIHGGIHTRTRVNITYLDSEEIEVQGTGGLESADAILIPGGFGERGVEGMIEAVQYARENGVPYLGICLGMQVAVIEFARHQAGMKDAHSTEFSEHTPDPVIALITEWRRADGSIERRDEQMGLGGTMRLGNYECELLPGSRAAALYGQERITERHRHRYEFNNDYRELLEGAGLVMAGTSFDGNLVEMVEISHHPWFVACQFHPEFTSTPRDGHPLFNSFIRAAAEHRRRVTLKSSKDS from the coding sequence ATGACTAAGTTTATCTTTGTCACTGGCGGTGTTGTATCTTCCTTGGGCAAGGGTATTACCTCCGCTTCCCTTGGCGCCCTTCTTGAGGCACGCGGACTTGCGGTTACCTTGGTTAAGCTTGATCCCTATATTAATGTGGATCCGGGCACCATGAGTCCTTATCAGCATGGGGAAGTGTTTGTTACCGGGGATGGTGCGGAGACCGATCTCGATTTGGGCCATTACGAACGTTTTGTGCGTATGACTATGTCCCGGCGTAACAATTATACGACAGGTCGAATTTACGAGAATGTCATTGCCCAGGAGCGTCGGGGAGCCTATCTTGGCAATACAGTTCAGGTTATTCCCCATATTACGGATGAAATTAAGCGTTGTATTTGCGCGGGCGCGGATAATGCTCAGGTGGTGCTAGTAGAAATCGGCGGCACGGTGGGGGATATCGAATCCCTGCCTTTTCTAGAAGCTATCCGCCAGATGGGGGTAGAGTTAGGCCGGGAACAAACGCTTTTTATGCACTTGACTTTAATTCCTTTTATCCGCTCCGCGGGGGAGCTTAAGACCAAGCCAACCCAACATTCGGTAAAGGAGTTGCGATCCATTGGTATCCAGCCGGATGTTTTGGTATGCCGTTTGGAGCATCCCTTACCAGAGTCAGAGCGGCGCAAGATCGCTTTATTTACCAGTGTACCCGAGCGGGCGGTAATTTCAGCGGTGGATGTGGACAGTATTTATAAGATCCCCCTTGAGCTGTATGCCCAGAGACTAGATGAAATTGTGGTGGAGCAACTGGGCCTTGACACAGGTCCGGCTAACCTGGCGGAATGGCGGCAAGTGATTGATAGTTTGGAACATCCTCATACCGAAGTGACTGTGACTCTGGTGGGTAAGTATGTGGACCATAGGGAGGCCTATAAATCCCTTTCCGAAGCGTTGATTCATGGAGGAATACATACCCGCACCCGGGTGAATATTACTTATCTGGATTCTGAAGAAATCGAAGTTCAAGGTACTGGGGGATTGGAATCTGCAGATGCCATTCTCATCCCTGGTGGTTTTGGCGAACGCGGCGTTGAAGGCATGATAGAGGCAGTCCAGTATGCCAGAGAAAATGGTGTGCCCTATTTGGGGATTTGCCTTGGCATGCAGGTGGCGGTGATTGAGTTTGCCCGCCATCAGGCGGGCATGAAAGATGCCCACAGTACTGAATTCAGCGAGCATACCCCGGACCCGGTGATTGCCTTAATTACGGAATGGCGGCGGGCGGATGGAAGTATTGAACGGCGTGATGAGCAGATGGGTTTGGGCGGCACGATGCGCCTTGGCAATTATGAATGTGAGTTATTACCTGGGAGCCGGGCAGCAGCTTTATACGGCCAAGAGAGAATTACTGAACGGCATCGGCATCGTTATGAGTTTAATAATGATTATCGGGAGCTGTTAGAAGGGGCGGGTTTGGTGATGGCTGGCACTTCTTTTGATGGAAACTTGGTGGAGATGGTGGAAATTTCTCATCACCCGTGGTTTGTTGCCTGCCAATTCCATCCCGAATTCACTTCAACCCCCCGTGACGGCCACCCTCTTTTTAACAGTTTCATTCGTGCTGCCGCTGAGCATCGCCGCCGGGTAACGTTAAAGTCTAGCAAGGATAGTTAA
- the tilS gene encoding tRNA lysidine(34) synthetase TilS, with the protein MGFSSGHLLEILQQLSSCRGYRVAYSGGLDSQVLLYSLVQLGPKLPGSLISAIHINHGLHPRSGEWSLHCRESCAALGVGYEEVKVNGHPRKGESPEAAAREARYGALRSRIARGECLLTAQHQDDQVETLLLQLLRGGGPAGLAAMAKAAPFGQGRLLRPLLSFSRSELKIYAEQEGLVWVEDPSNFDLEFDRNYLRHKILPLLWQRWPGLGRTLSRAALHQADAAWLLDQQAQRELVAVSADKQGLSVQALQALAPPQRRNSLRYWFKQMQLPLPDSIHLQRILEEVLLAPEDAQPLVAWPGTEVRRYRDRLYAQKPLPPHDAAEVLVWEGVEPLALPAGVGGVLVPKRTRGLGLDAMRLQQNPMTIRFRQGGERIRLVERGYRCSLKKILQERGIPPWQRSRIPMVYVDDKLALVVGIGVDGDFAAAPGEAGVVIEWIL; encoded by the coding sequence ATGGGGTTTTCATCCGGCCATTTGCTTGAAATTCTCCAACAATTATCTTCTTGTCGCGGTTATCGGGTAGCCTATAGCGGCGGGCTGGATTCTCAAGTGCTGCTTTATAGCTTGGTGCAGTTGGGTCCTAAATTGCCGGGAAGCCTTATTAGCGCTATTCACATAAATCACGGGCTGCACCCCCGCTCTGGAGAATGGTCTCTCCATTGCCGTGAAAGCTGTGCTGCATTAGGGGTTGGGTATGAGGAGGTCAAGGTAAATGGCCATCCGAGAAAAGGAGAAAGTCCCGAGGCAGCTGCTCGTGAGGCCCGCTATGGCGCGCTTCGGAGTCGGATAGCCCGTGGAGAATGCCTGCTAACCGCTCAGCACCAGGATGATCAAGTCGAAACCCTCTTGCTGCAACTTCTGCGAGGGGGAGGACCTGCTGGGTTGGCGGCCATGGCAAAAGCGGCGCCGTTTGGGCAGGGCCGATTACTGCGTCCTTTACTTTCTTTCTCCCGATCTGAATTAAAGATCTATGCGGAACAGGAGGGTTTGGTTTGGGTTGAAGATCCCAGTAATTTTGATCTCGAGTTTGATCGTAATTACCTGCGCCATAAAATTTTACCCTTACTATGGCAGCGTTGGCCAGGGTTAGGCCGGACCCTGTCTCGGGCCGCGCTTCATCAGGCTGACGCCGCTTGGTTGCTCGACCAACAGGCCCAACGGGAACTGGTTGCAGTTAGCGCCGATAAACAGGGACTTTCAGTGCAGGCGCTCCAAGCGTTAGCGCCGCCCCAGCGGCGCAATTCCCTGCGCTATTGGTTTAAACAGATGCAACTGCCTCTTCCTGATAGCATTCATTTACAGCGTATTCTGGAGGAAGTCTTGCTTGCTCCCGAGGATGCCCAGCCTCTGGTTGCTTGGCCGGGAACAGAGGTTCGGCGTTACCGCGACCGCCTATATGCCCAGAAACCTCTGCCTCCCCATGATGCGGCGGAGGTTTTGGTTTGGGAGGGAGTCGAGCCTTTGGCGTTGCCTGCTGGGGTTGGCGGGGTATTGGTTCCTAAACGGACCCGGGGGCTGGGTTTGGATGCAATGCGGCTGCAGCAAAATCCCATGACCATTCGCTTCCGCCAGGGTGGGGAACGTATTCGCTTGGTAGAGCGGGGTTATCGTTGCTCTTTGAAAAAAATTCTCCAAGAGCGGGGGATTCCCCCCTGGCAACGGAGCCGCATTCCGATGGTCTATGTGGACGATAAGCTTGCCTTGGTAGTTGGAATTGGCGTTGATGGGGATTTTGCTGCCGCGCCTGGGGAAGCGGGTGTCGTTATCGAATGGATTCTTTAA
- a CDS encoding acetyl-CoA carboxylase carboxyltransferase subunit alpha, translated as MKMNFLDFEQPIAELEAKIEELRFVGDDAKLNISEEIQRLKAKSKTLTESIFGSLTDWQIVQLARHPQRPYTLDYIHQLFTSFEELHGDRSFADDKAILGGVARLEGRPVVVIGHQKGRGTKEKVACNFGMPRPEGYRKALRLMQLAERFKLPVLTFIDTPGAYPGIDAEERGQSEAIARNLYVMAGLKTPIIATVIGEGGSGGALAIGVGDRIFMLEYSIYSVISPEGCASILWKSADKAPDAAETLGVTSKRLKDLDLIDRVIHEPLGGAHRNLEAMAEKLKHALNEQLDYLSELPVDKLLEQRQQRLRHYGQFQE; from the coding sequence ATGAAAATGAATTTTCTAGACTTTGAACAACCCATTGCTGAACTTGAGGCTAAAATTGAGGAGTTACGCTTTGTTGGTGATGATGCCAAGTTAAATATTTCGGAAGAAATTCAACGTCTCAAAGCTAAAAGTAAGACATTGACCGAGTCAATTTTTGGCTCTCTTACCGATTGGCAGATTGTGCAATTGGCCCGGCATCCCCAGCGTCCCTATACGCTGGATTATATCCATCAGCTTTTCACCAGTTTTGAGGAACTCCATGGTGATCGGAGTTTTGCTGATGATAAGGCTATTCTGGGAGGGGTGGCACGCTTAGAAGGGAGGCCGGTAGTCGTCATTGGGCATCAGAAAGGCCGGGGCACCAAGGAAAAGGTGGCCTGTAATTTTGGTATGCCCCGCCCTGAAGGTTACCGTAAGGCTTTGCGGCTAATGCAGTTAGCGGAACGCTTTAAGTTGCCAGTGTTGACCTTCATTGATACTCCGGGTGCCTATCCAGGTATTGATGCGGAGGAACGGGGCCAAAGCGAGGCGATTGCCCGTAATCTATATGTGATGGCAGGGTTAAAGACTCCGATCATTGCAACGGTGATTGGAGAGGGGGGCTCGGGGGGGGCGCTTGCGATTGGCGTAGGTGATCGAATCTTCATGCTCGAGTACAGTATCTATTCTGTGATATCCCCTGAGGGCTGCGCTTCTATTTTATGGAAAAGCGCGGATAAAGCGCCAGATGCGGCGGAAACTTTAGGGGTTACTTCGAAACGGCTTAAAGATCTCGATCTCATTGATCGTGTTATTCATGAGCCTTTAGGGGGCGCCCATCGGAATCTGGAGGCCATGGCGGAGAAGCTTAAGCATGCTTTAAATGAGCAATTAGATTATTTAAGCGAGCTGCCTGTGGACAAATTATTGGAACAGCGCCAGCAGCGGCTGAGACATTATGGCCAATTCCAGGAATAA